One stretch of Leucoraja erinacea ecotype New England unplaced genomic scaffold, Leri_hhj_1 Leri_971S, whole genome shotgun sequence DNA includes these proteins:
- the LOC129695171 gene encoding histone H2B-like translates to MPDPPKTKDAVGSLPKTAAKKGAKKALPKSAGKGGKKRRRSRKESYSIYIYKVMKQVHPDTGISSKAMGIMNSFVNDIFERIAGEASRLAHYNKRATISSREIQTAVRLLLPGELAKHAVSEGTKAVTKYTSSK, encoded by the coding sequence ATGCCTGATCCGCCGAAAACCAAAgatgctgtaggatctttgccgaAAACAGCCGCCAAGAAGGGCGCAAAGAAAGCTTTGCCTAAATCCGCAGGTAAAGGGGGCAAGAAGCGCAGGAGGTCGAGGAAGGAGAGTTACTCCATCTACATCTACAAAGTGATGAAGCAGGTTCACCCGGATACCGGCATCTCCTCCAAGGCCATGGGCATCATGAACTCGTTCGTCAACGATATTTTCGAGCGTATCGCGGGCGAGGCTTCCCGCCTGGCGCATTATAACAAGCGGGCGACCATCAGCTCCCGAGAGATTCAGACCGCCGTGCGCCTGCTTCTTCCCGGGGAGCTGGCCAAGCACGCCGTGTCGGAAGGGACAAAGGCGGTGACCAAGTACACCAGTTCCAAATAA
- the LOC129695172 gene encoding histone H2AX-like, which yields MSGRGKTSGKARAKAKSRSSRAGLQFPVGRVHRHLRKGNYAQRVGAGAPVYLAAVLEYLTAEILELAGNAARDNKKSRIIPRHLQLAVRNDEELNKLLGGVTIAQGGVLPNIQAVLLPKKTGGTNK from the coding sequence ATGTCTGGACGAGGAAAAACCAGCGGCAAAGCTCGGGCCAAGGCCAAGTCTCGCTCGTCCCGGGCTGGACTGCAGTTCCCGGTCGGTCGTGTTCATAGGCACTTGAGGAAAGGCAACTATGCTCAGCGGGTGGGTGCAGGAGCCCCTGTCTATCTGGCTGCTGTGCTCGAGTATCTGACGGCTGAAATCCTCGAGCTGGCCGGCAACGCAGCCCGGGACAACAAGAAGAGCCGCATCATCCCCAGACATCTGCAGCTGGCCGTCCGCAACGACGAGGAGCTCAACAAGTTGCTGGGAGGGGTGACCATCGCTCAGGGCGGTGTGTTGCCCAATATCCAGGCCGTGTTGTTGCCCAAGAAAACCGGCGGAACGAACAAGTAA